The proteins below come from a single Thermostichus vulcanus str. 'Rupite' genomic window:
- a CDS encoding Zn-dependent hydrolase translates to MMPTLETSTAPEMAQAEQLFESLCRHTTDVPGITRDTYGAGENVAHHLMAQTARDLGLEVATDAAGNLYMTLLGRDPSAPQILIGSHLDSVPHGGNYDGAAGVVAGLMVLARLKRLGRIPARSVTVMGCRAEEVCWFPAPYIGSRAAFGLLPPDLLDNLKRADTGLSLAEHMRMSGFQPERLRQGEAYLRPQHIHCYLELHIEQGPALVDARIPVGIVTGIRGSLRYRHCRIQGRYAHAGAVPRHLRQDAVLAGVEFVHALEQHWLQREADGIDFVATVGEFSTNPEHHTLTKVPGEVQFTMDIRSEDNSALLATDVYLRGVAADIGQRRGVTIDLGELTNALPGLMDVNLRQKLKTLAQQQGIPTMAMASGAGHDCAVFANQGIPTAMVFVRNENGSHNADEAMDMMDFALGWQLLAALVDELS, encoded by the coding sequence ATGATGCCCACGTTAGAAACTTCCACTGCCCCGGAGATGGCGCAGGCAGAGCAGTTGTTTGAGAGCCTTTGCCGGCACACGACAGATGTTCCGGGTATTACCCGTGATACCTATGGTGCGGGGGAAAACGTCGCCCATCACTTGATGGCCCAAACCGCCCGTGACTTGGGCTTAGAGGTGGCGACCGATGCGGCGGGTAATCTCTACATGACCTTGCTTGGACGGGATCCCTCAGCTCCCCAGATCCTGATCGGATCCCATCTGGACTCGGTGCCTCACGGGGGAAATTACGATGGAGCTGCCGGTGTGGTGGCGGGTTTGATGGTACTGGCCCGCTTAAAACGCTTGGGTCGGATCCCGGCCCGCAGTGTCACGGTGATGGGGTGTCGGGCGGAAGAGGTGTGCTGGTTCCCGGCTCCTTACATTGGCAGTCGGGCTGCTTTTGGCTTGCTCCCTCCAGATTTGCTAGATAACTTAAAGCGTGCGGATACGGGCTTGAGCCTAGCAGAGCACATGCGGATGTCCGGTTTTCAGCCAGAGCGCCTACGCCAGGGGGAAGCCTATCTGCGTCCCCAGCACATCCACTGTTATTTGGAACTGCACATTGAACAGGGGCCAGCACTGGTGGATGCCAGGATCCCGGTGGGGATCGTAACGGGGATCCGGGGCAGTTTGCGCTACCGTCACTGTCGGATTCAGGGCCGCTATGCCCATGCGGGGGCGGTGCCTCGTCATCTGCGTCAGGATGCGGTCTTGGCGGGAGTAGAGTTTGTCCATGCGCTAGAACAACACTGGTTACAGCGGGAAGCGGATGGGATTGATTTTGTGGCCACAGTCGGAGAATTTAGCACCAATCCCGAGCACCATACCCTGACGAAAGTACCCGGTGAAGTTCAGTTCACGATGGATATTCGCAGCGAAGATAACTCAGCTCTGTTGGCAACTGACGTTTACTTGAGAGGAGTTGCCGCCGACATTGGCCAGCGCCGCGGGGTCACAATCGACCTAGGGGAATTGACCAACGCCCTGCCCGGTTTGATGGATGTCAACCTGCGCCAAAAATTGAAAACCTTGGCCCAACAACAAGGGATCCCGACGATGGCGATGGCCAGCGGGGCAGGGCATGATTGTGCAGTGTTTGCCAACCAAGGGATCCCGACGGCCATGGTGTTTGTGCGCAATGAGAATGGCAGTCACAATGCCGATGAAGCGATGGATATGATGGATTTTGCCTTGGGCTGGCAGTTGTTGGCCGCCTTGGTGGATGAGCTGAGTTAG
- a CDS encoding GntR family transcriptional regulator codes for MTAALRSLPRKESLYEQTYQALREAVLSGRLAPGERLVETVLAEQLQVSRTPIREALRQLQREELLILGPSGGLHVPVFSEQDAAQLYDCRLALEHLSVMGSCQQASASHLERMRDLVQQAEQLTSIPLAEQDPQALLDVDYRFHHLLAESSGNRWLVSLLDQVFDKMVLLRLQTTHHNPGVLEVRVEHRRIYEAIARRDPILATQFMSEHLVASKARVIREVQQMRQGQSA; via the coding sequence TTGACTGCTGCATTGCGTTCTCTGCCTCGCAAAGAGTCTTTGTACGAGCAAACCTATCAGGCACTACGGGAAGCGGTTCTTTCCGGTCGTCTAGCACCAGGTGAGCGCTTGGTAGAGACGGTTCTGGCCGAGCAACTGCAGGTGAGCCGTACGCCCATTCGAGAAGCCCTACGGCAACTGCAACGGGAGGAGTTGCTCATCCTTGGCCCCAGTGGTGGCTTGCATGTGCCTGTCTTTTCAGAACAAGATGCTGCTCAGCTGTACGATTGCCGACTGGCTCTAGAGCACCTCTCCGTCATGGGATCCTGCCAACAGGCCAGTGCCAGCCACCTGGAAAGAATGCGGGATCTGGTGCAACAGGCGGAGCAGCTGACGAGTATACCCCTGGCCGAACAGGATCCGCAGGCACTCTTGGATGTGGACTACCGCTTTCATCACCTATTGGCGGAGAGTTCTGGCAACCGCTGGCTGGTCTCTCTGCTGGATCAGGTGTTTGACAAGATGGTGCTCTTACGTCTGCAAACCACCCACCACAATCCGGGCGTTCTGGAGGTGCGGGTGGAGCATCGCCGGATCTACGAGGCCATTGCCCGACGGGATCCGATTCTGGCCACCCAGTTTATGAGTGAACATCTGGTCGCCAGCAAAGCCAGGGTAATTCGGGAAGTTCAGCAGATGCGTCAAGGCCAATCCGCGTGA
- a CDS encoding allophanate hydrolase-related protein, with protein MQRIFICGSALTGQPDHANVQNARFIGPVRTQPHYRMHAVECGWHPGVYEVESEGVALAGELYEMTSEQYEALLASEPPHLYPGQVSLEDGSLAIAMIYPKSLVEKHQWPDISHFGGWAAYKASQLSLASA; from the coding sequence ATGCAACGCATTTTTATCTGTGGTTCTGCTCTCACGGGCCAGCCGGATCATGCCAACGTGCAAAATGCCCGCTTTATTGGGCCTGTGCGCACCCAGCCTCACTATCGGATGCATGCGGTGGAATGCGGATGGCACCCTGGCGTGTATGAGGTGGAATCGGAGGGTGTAGCCTTGGCGGGAGAACTATATGAAATGACCTCCGAGCAATATGAGGCTCTGCTGGCTTCTGAGCCACCTCATCTGTACCCTGGCCAAGTCAGTCTTGAAGACGGCAGCCTCGCCATCGCCATGATCTACCCCAAATCTTTGGTGGAAAAACATCAATGGCCGGATATTTCCCACTTTGGCGGTTGGGCGGCCTACAAAGCCAGCCAACTGTCCCTAGCCTCTGCCTAG
- a CDS encoding 2OG-Fe(II) oxygenase family protein: MSFFESASMATRHILRAFALALQLPVDYFASRHDRQHFILRMLHYPPLPEHLQAGQTRAAAHTDYSSITLLSQDSVGGLEVRNQQGE; encoded by the coding sequence TTGTCTTTCTTTGAATCCGCCAGTATGGCGACCCGACACATTTTGCGAGCTTTTGCCTTGGCTTTGCAGTTGCCGGTAGATTATTTTGCCAGTCGTCATGATCGGCAGCATTTTATTTTGCGCATGTTGCACTACCCGCCTTTGCCAGAACACCTACAAGCGGGGCAAACCCGTGCCGCCGCCCACACCGATTACAGTAGTATTACCCTGCTGTCTCAAGACTCCGTGGGTGGTTTAGAGGTTCGCAACCAACAGGGAGAATAG
- the smc gene encoding chromosome segregation protein SMC — protein sequence MYSVMYVKQIELTRFKSFGSTTSMPLLPGFTVISGPNGSGKSNILDAILFALGLSSSRGMRAEKLLDLVHSGSLHSHRRVETHVSVTFDLGQGSGHVGTHGAGNGAAPPREWKVSRRLRVSPGRGEDPDSPAYTSTFYINDVPCTLSELHEQLEAMHIYPNGYNVVLQGDVTSIISMNAKERRQIIDELAGVATFDRKIAQANNKLEAVREQIERFRLIEQELQAQGERLLKESEKAQQYQQLRLHLETLEQQQQVLLWQHLQTQVEQTQGSIQQLIQVQEKATAELVQWHEQLQQTEATLTDLQSRIHALGEEEYLQRQAQIATAEAQLQQTSQQIETWQQEIAQGQHLRQQWQEQLHRLDSELQQLQTEQAQLTQAHRCLQEQQQKAQTTLEQSREQLRALAQSSDAWVKQQRYLTRHIEEIRAEQEPLQQEHIRLQERQRQLERQSQDTQMEIAQIEDWLGSHLALTADLEQSCRQAETQVQTLAQELSQLQSSLELDRATHERLTAELHSKQRQLDKLETRRQVLQESQGSRATQAVLSARLPGVLGLVAQLGQVDPQYQLALEIAAGSRLQFVVVEDDTVAVSAVNFLKREKVGRATFLPLNKLQTTRPPAPLKLNGLVDYAIRLVRFEDRYRDVFGFVLGSTLVFESLELAQPHIGKHRIVTLEGELLETSGAITGGISQQRQGIHFSASEHSEVDELRARLDDLEDLLKALIPRLQAGQAREKHLTQALLLARQDTLQAQQYLERHQSDCQNQQARLQQLQGSLAQLHTENQHIQARLEQIQLYWVPLEQRLADLTLKLSQLEGSPVNQHWQQIQQTVQQQESHLAELQHQLTQLERQRQENATQQHLNRAKVQQHQERIQESEQRQAHLQEQIAQAQATLRQTQDHLAEQRQHLSEIDARLAHLRQERDQQEFQVRAQQQQIQRLDWERYNALTQQQEKEALLAQLQTQRQAAAQDLPDPLPELPASLTLEELQRQKRKTEDKLRSLEPVNMLAITEYEETQVRLTDLSAKLETLNQERTELLLRIENFSTLRRQAFLDAFHAVDSHFQTIFAQLSDGDGHLELENPEDPLSGGLTLVAHPKGKPVRRLSSMSGGEKSLTALSFIFALQRFRPSSFYAFDEVDMFLDGANVEKLANMIWQQSRQAQFLVVSLRRPMIEKAERTIGVTQARGAYTQVIGLTNPTPHVG from the coding sequence ATGTACAGTGTCATGTACGTCAAGCAGATTGAGTTGACCCGATTTAAGTCTTTTGGTAGCACGACCTCGATGCCGTTGTTGCCGGGTTTCACGGTCATTTCTGGCCCAAATGGCTCTGGCAAGTCCAATATTCTCGATGCGATTTTGTTTGCGCTGGGGTTGTCTTCCTCGCGGGGGATGCGGGCGGAAAAGCTGCTGGATTTGGTGCATTCCGGCAGTCTCCATAGTCATCGCCGGGTGGAGACCCATGTTTCGGTGACCTTTGATCTGGGGCAGGGATCCGGACATGTGGGTACCCATGGAGCTGGCAATGGAGCGGCCCCCCCAAGGGAATGGAAGGTGAGCCGCCGCCTGCGGGTCAGCCCTGGACGGGGAGAGGATCCCGATTCGCCCGCCTATACCAGCACTTTTTATATCAACGATGTCCCCTGCACCCTGAGTGAGCTGCACGAACAATTGGAGGCGATGCACATTTACCCGAACGGTTACAACGTCGTTTTACAAGGGGATGTGACCAGCATTATTTCCATGAACGCCAAAGAGCGGCGGCAGATCATCGACGAATTGGCGGGGGTAGCCACCTTTGATCGCAAAATTGCCCAGGCCAACAACAAGCTAGAAGCAGTTCGAGAGCAAATTGAGCGCTTTCGGCTAATCGAACAGGAGCTGCAAGCCCAGGGGGAGCGGCTCCTCAAAGAAAGTGAAAAGGCCCAACAATACCAGCAATTGCGGCTGCACCTGGAAACCCTAGAACAGCAACAACAGGTGCTCCTTTGGCAACATTTACAAACCCAAGTGGAGCAAACCCAAGGCTCGATTCAACAATTGATCCAGGTGCAAGAGAAGGCCACTGCTGAATTGGTGCAATGGCATGAGCAGTTGCAACAGACAGAAGCCACCCTAACCGACCTGCAAAGCCGCATCCACGCCCTCGGGGAAGAAGAATACCTGCAGCGGCAAGCCCAGATCGCCACCGCCGAGGCCCAGCTCCAACAGACCAGCCAACAGATCGAAACTTGGCAGCAGGAGATTGCCCAAGGCCAGCACCTGCGCCAACAGTGGCAAGAGCAACTGCACCGTTTGGACTCAGAGCTACAACAGCTCCAAACCGAGCAAGCCCAACTGACCCAAGCTCACAGATGCCTGCAAGAACAACAGCAAAAAGCCCAAACCACCCTGGAGCAAAGCCGGGAACAGCTGCGGGCTCTGGCCCAATCTTCGGATGCTTGGGTGAAGCAACAGCGCTATTTAACCCGCCACATTGAGGAGATCCGCGCCGAACAGGAGCCCCTACAGCAGGAGCACATTCGTCTACAAGAACGACAACGACAACTGGAACGGCAAAGCCAAGACACCCAAATGGAAATTGCCCAGATCGAGGATTGGCTGGGATCCCATCTTGCGCTCACCGCGGATTTGGAACAGTCCTGTCGGCAAGCAGAAACCCAAGTGCAAACCCTGGCCCAAGAATTATCGCAACTGCAATCTAGTTTGGAGTTGGATCGGGCCACCCACGAACGCCTCACCGCCGAGCTGCATAGCAAACAACGGCAACTGGATAAATTGGAAACCCGCCGCCAAGTGCTGCAAGAATCCCAGGGATCCCGTGCCACCCAAGCGGTGTTGAGTGCCCGTCTGCCGGGAGTGTTGGGGTTGGTGGCCCAACTGGGACAGGTAGATCCGCAGTATCAACTGGCGTTGGAGATCGCTGCGGGTAGTCGGTTGCAGTTTGTGGTGGTAGAAGATGATACCGTTGCCGTCAGTGCCGTGAACTTTTTGAAGCGGGAAAAAGTGGGACGAGCCACCTTTCTGCCTTTGAATAAGCTCCAAACTACCCGCCCCCCCGCCCCCCTCAAGCTGAACGGCCTGGTCGACTATGCCATTCGCTTGGTTCGTTTTGAAGATCGCTATCGGGATGTGTTTGGTTTTGTCCTCGGTTCCACCCTGGTTTTTGAAAGTCTGGAATTGGCCCAACCCCACATCGGCAAGCACCGCATCGTCACTTTGGAAGGGGAGCTTCTGGAAACCTCCGGGGCGATTACGGGTGGTATCAGCCAGCAGCGGCAAGGGATCCATTTTTCCGCCAGTGAACACTCGGAAGTGGATGAATTGCGGGCCCGCCTAGATGACCTTGAAGACCTGCTCAAAGCCCTCATCCCACGGTTGCAAGCTGGCCAAGCCCGCGAGAAACACCTCACCCAAGCCCTGCTGCTCGCCCGCCAAGATACCCTGCAAGCCCAGCAATACCTGGAACGCCACCAATCCGATTGCCAAAATCAGCAGGCCCGCCTGCAACAATTGCAGGGATCCCTGGCACAACTGCATACCGAAAATCAACACATTCAAGCCCGCCTTGAGCAAATCCAACTCTATTGGGTGCCTCTGGAGCAACGCCTGGCGGATCTCACCCTTAAACTCAGCCAACTAGAGGGATCCCCGGTAAACCAACATTGGCAACAGATTCAGCAAACGGTGCAGCAGCAGGAAAGTCACCTAGCAGAACTGCAGCACCAGCTCACCCAACTGGAGCGGCAACGGCAGGAAAACGCCACCCAGCAACACCTGAATCGGGCCAAAGTGCAGCAACATCAGGAACGCATCCAAGAGAGTGAACAGCGCCAGGCCCATCTGCAGGAGCAGATTGCCCAAGCCCAAGCCACCCTTCGCCAAACCCAGGATCACCTGGCTGAACAGCGGCAACACCTGAGCGAGATCGATGCCCGCCTAGCCCACCTACGCCAAGAACGGGATCAACAGGAATTCCAGGTGCGAGCCCAACAACAGCAAATCCAACGCCTCGATTGGGAGCGCTACAACGCCCTCACCCAACAACAGGAAAAAGAAGCCCTGCTGGCCCAACTACAAACGCAACGGCAAGCGGCTGCCCAAGACTTGCCGGATCCGCTTCCCGAGCTACCTGCCTCCCTAACCCTAGAGGAGCTGCAACGACAAAAGCGCAAAACGGAAGATAAACTGCGTTCTCTTGAGCCGGTGAATATGTTGGCGATCACCGAATATGAAGAGACCCAAGTTCGCCTCACGGATCTCAGTGCCAAATTGGAAACCCTGAATCAAGAACGCACGGAATTGTTGCTGCGCATCGAAAACTTTTCCACCCTGCGTCGCCAAGCTTTTTTGGATGCTTTTCATGCCGTCGATAGCCATTTTCAGACCATTTTTGCCCAACTGTCTGATGGCGATGGTCATTTGGAATTGGAAAACCCAGAGGATCCGTTGTCCGGCGGCCTGACCCTGGTGGCTCACCCCAAAGGTAAGCCGGTGCGTCGTCTCAGCTCTATGTCAGGGGGAGAAAAATCCTTGACAGCCCTGAGCTTTATTTTTGCGCTACAACGGTTCCGGCCCTCCAGTTTTTATGCCTTTGATGAGGTAGACATGTTTTTGGATGGGGCCAATGTGGAGAAACTGGCCAACATGATTTGGCAACAATCTCGCCAAGCGCAGTTTTTGGTGGTGAGTTTGCGCCGCCCCATGATCGAAAAGGCAGAACGCACGATTGGGGTAACCCAAGCTCGGGGGGCTTATACGCAGGTGATTGGTTTGACCAACCCCACCCCTCACGTTGGCTGA